From the Malus domestica chromosome 17, GDT2T_hap1 genome, one window contains:
- the LOC114819982 gene encoding uncharacterized protein, which produces MDFIGQIYPSSSKGHTFIIVATDYFTKWVEVSAVKTITSAAVKKFIETKILHRFGVPETIIMDHSPEKWHEKLGDTLWAYRTSKRAGTGTTPFTLTFGQDAVLPMEINIQEGKRAVARAYNKKVKLKSFKEGDLVWKAVLPLGAQLRGFGKWSPTWEGPFIVSQVLDNGGYYLADLEGN; this is translated from the exons ATGGACTTCATCGGACAGATTTATCCATCTTCTAGTAAGGGGCATactttcataattgtggcaacggattatttcaccaaatgggtagaagtaTCAGCTGTAAAGACCATAACTTCAGCTGCAGTCAAGAAGTTTATTGAGACCAAGATTCTGCATAGGTTTGGGGTGCCCGAAACCATAATCATGGATC ATAGCCCGGAGAAGTGGCATGAAAAGCTAGGGGATACTTTGTGGGCATACCGAACCTCTAAACGGGCAGGAACGGGGACAACTCCTTTTACTTTGACATTCGGGCAAGATGCGGTTCTTCCTATGGAAATCAAT ATTCAGGAAGGGAAGAGAgctgttgcccgagcttataacaagAAGGTAAAACTGAAGTCTTTCAAGGAAGGAGATTTAGTATGGAAGGCAGTCCTCCCTCTAGGAGCTCAACTTAGGGGCTTTGGgaaatggagcccgacatgggaaggtccttttATTGTTAGTCAAGTATTAGACAATGGAGGATATTACTTGGCTGATCTTGAAGGAAATTAG